The proteins below come from a single Necator americanus strain Aroian chromosome V, whole genome shotgun sequence genomic window:
- a CDS encoding hypothetical protein (NECATOR_CHRV.G21002.T3) has product MEPELYVTPHRVGLDYLHHSRKDEIFQKVMSTPFDLVIVDELFATAQGAMALNLRKTFGTKVATFSTTGKF; this is encoded by the exons ATGGAACCTGAGCTTTATGTGACTCCTCATCGTGTCGGTCTTGATTATTTACATCATAGCCGTAAAGAtg AGATTTTCCAGAAGGTGATGAGCACTCCATTTGATTTGGTGATTGTGGATGAACTTTTCGCCACAGCACAAGGCGCTATGGCGTTGAATTTACGAAAAACGTTCGGCACAAAAGTGGCCACTTTTTCGACGACAGGCAAGTTTTAG